In Paeniglutamicibacter kerguelensis, one genomic interval encodes:
- the ndk gene encoding nucleoside-diphosphate kinase, with protein MTIERTLILIKPDGVKRRLTGQIIARVEAKGYDVVELKQVHATRELLEAHYEEHVGKPFYEPLVEFMLSGPVVAVIAEGHNVITGFRSLAGTTDPTTAAPGTIRGDLGRDWGLKVQQNLVHGSDSVESATREIGIWFA; from the coding sequence ATGACCATTGAACGCACCCTCATCCTCATCAAGCCCGACGGCGTCAAGCGCCGGCTGACCGGCCAGATCATCGCCCGCGTCGAGGCCAAGGGCTACGACGTCGTCGAGCTCAAGCAGGTCCACGCGACCCGCGAACTGCTCGAGGCGCACTACGAGGAGCACGTGGGCAAGCCGTTCTACGAACCGCTCGTGGAGTTCATGCTTTCCGGCCCGGTCGTGGCCGTCATCGCCGAGGGCCACAACGTCATCACCGGTTTCCGCTCGCTGGCCGGCACCACCGACCCGACCACCGCCGCCCCGGGCACCATCCGCGGCGACCTGGGCCGCGACTGGGGCCTGAAGGTCCAGCAGAACCTGGTCCACGGTTCGGACTCGGTCGAGTCCGCGACCCGCGAAATCGGCATCTGGTTCGCCTAA